One window from the genome of Schistocerca piceifrons isolate TAMUIC-IGC-003096 chromosome 1, iqSchPice1.1, whole genome shotgun sequence encodes:
- the LOC124799015 gene encoding neurofilament heavy polypeptide, with amino-acid sequence MKLLVVSLAVLCACVAFPVDEAPRPVVPLVITDYSSVAPDDTKKEASADAPVKTETPAADPTGETTKAVAAAEAPVPAAPAEPAAAAAAPVEAAAEAAAKPEVKSDKPEAEATAAAPVEKPAAEAAKPEESKPAEDPKPAPAEDAVKVAEPEKEESPKPEGDKPVTVAKTEEEPAKAASEPVKAAELPKPEDEKKLEDAVVDKTEEKDTPKPEGEAAKADEPAKPEEPAKPEPAVAAAAPEPAKEEKKPEEVKKEEEPAKPEEAKKEEMAVKDAPKEEAKNDAPAVAAAAATTRRRRETIAAEEKKDKKPTDNKKDDKKGKSEEEESKEESKEESKEVAPEAPVSTEAAADAKPEVAAAEPTAVEPVKAEAEEKKPEETQGAVKAQPAEEPEKKAEEKPEEEKKPEEKTEEVKKEEEEKKPEEEKKAEEEPTNEAPAKAEEKPAKEEEQKPAEAAASS; translated from the coding sequence ATGAAGCTGCTGGTAGTATCGCTGGCAGTGCTGTGCGCGTGTGTGGCGTTCCCCGTGGACGAGGCGCCGCGGCCAGTCGTGCCGCTGGTCATCACCGACTACTCCTCCGTGGCTCCGGACGACACCAAGAAGGAGGCGTCAGCTGACGCGCCCGTGAAGACCGAGACGCCGGCAGCCGACCCCACTGGGGAGACTACGAAAGCTGTGGCAGCCGCTGAGGCTCCCGTCCCGGCCGCCCCTGCCGAGCCCGCAGCTGCAGCCGCCGCGCCCGTAGAGGCCGCTGCTGAGGCCGCCGCCAAGCCGGAGGTCAAGTCCGACAAGCCCGAAGCAGAGGCGACGGCAGCCGCGCCGGTGGAGAAGCCCGCCGCGGAGGCAGCCAAGCCGGAGGAGAGCAAGCCTGCCGAGGACCCCAAGCCCGCGCCAGCTGAGGACGCCGTCAAGGTCGCGGAACCCGAGAAGGAGGAATCGCCCAAGCCGGAGGGTGACAAGCCCGTTACCGTCGCAAAGACAGAAGAGGAGCCGGCCAAGGCGGCATCTGAGCCGGTCAAGGCTGCAGAGCTGCCAAAGCCAGAGGACGAGAAGAAGCTGGAGGATGCTGTTGTGGACAAGACCGAGGAGAAGGACACGCCGAAGCCCGAAGGGGAGGCTGCCAAAGCGGACGAACCTGCCAAGCCAGAAGAACCGGCCAAGCCGGAGccagccgtcgccgccgccgcgccCGAGCCCGCCAAGGAGGAGAAGAAGCCAGAGGAGGTGAAGAAGGAGGAGGAGCCAGCGAAGCCGGAAGAAGCCAAGAAAGAAGAGATGGCCGTTAAGGACGCCCCCAAGGAAGAAGCCAAAAACGACGCTCCCGCTGTCGCTGCTGCCGCCGCGACGACCCGCCGAAGGCGCGAAACTATTGCCGCCGAGGAGAAGAAGGACAAGAAGCCTACGGACAACAAGAAGGACGACAAGAAGGGAAAGTCTGAGGAGGAAGAGAGCAAGGAAGAGAGCAAGGAAGAGAGCAAAGAAGTGGCGCCCGAAGCTCCCGTCAGTACCGAAGCCGCTGCCGACGCCAAGCCCGAAGTGGCCGCAGCAGAGCCGACAGCAGTGGAACCCGTCAAGGCGGAAGCGGAGGAAAAGAAGCCAGAGGAGACGCAGGGCGCGGTGAAGGCGCAGCCGGCGGAGGAGCCGGAGAAGAAGGCAGAGGAGAAGCCCGAGGAGGAGAAGAAGCCGGAGGAAAAGACTGAGGAGgttaagaaggaggaggaggagaagaagcccGAGGAGGAGAAGAAGGCGGAGGAGGAGCCGACGAACGAGGCGCCCGCCAAGGCAGAGGAGAAGCCGGCGAAGGAGGAGGAGCAGAAGCCTG